The following is a genomic window from Desulfobacterales bacterium.
CGCAACGACCAGACAGTCATGGTAATGGGCAGCGGGATGTCCGGACTGCTGCACGTCAAGCTTGCCAAAAATAAAAATTGCCGGGTCATTGCAACCGATATCAATCCTCATAAGCTGAAAATTGCCGGCAACATGGGCGCGGATATCACCCTGGATGCCGCCGATAATGTTCCGGCGCGACTGTCGGCTGAAAACACCCGCAAAGCGGATGCGGTATTTGTGTGCACGTCTGCTATGAGTGCCGTCGACCAGGCATGGGATTGCGTCGCTAAAGGCGGTGTCATCGTTTTTTTCGCGGTACCGCACCCCGATAAAACAGTGACGATACCGCTCAATCGCTTTTGGACACGCGAAACGCGAATCATCACTTCCTATTATTGCGGCCCCCCCGATATTGATGCGGCCATTAAGCTGTTGGAAACCCGCGCAATAGAAGTTGATGATTTGATTACCCGGCAGCTTTCCCTGTATGATATCGCCGAAGGCTTCCGGCTGGTCTTGGAAAACCAGTCGTCTCTGAAAGTTATTGTGAAACCCCATTTCTAATCTAAACATTTAGCTGCGATGGAAAAATTAAGCCATCCGCCCGAATCCGAATATCGTTTATAGAGTTTCCGCGGTAACCGGATCCCGTTTTCATAGCGTAAAGGAACATTACGGAGGAATTTACAAATGATCATGCGGCATGCAGCGCTGACGTGCAGCTCGGAACAAAGATCAGATCGTTTTTTTAAAGACCTTTTGGGTCTGGAAAAGGAAAAACCGAAAACGCTGGCAGTATCCCTTGCCAAAGCCATTTTTAATGTCAACACCGAGCTAGTAATGATCAACTATCGCAGTGAAAAGGTTCATTTTGAGATTTTTATCACCGGCCAACCGGTGAAACAGGATAACGCAATCGATCATGTCTGCTTGGAGGTTAGAGACTTGGACGCCTTGCTGAGCAAATGTGATCTCCTGAAAATCCAGGTGATTCAAGTCCCCAAGGGTGACCGAACCCTGACATTTATTCGAGATGATGATGGTCATCTGTTTGAGATCAAATAATGCCGATTGACGTCACCCGCCGAAAATTCGTGAAATTAGGCCTGGTAACATTGAGCGGGTTCGGTCTGACCCCGCTCATGAAGGGATGCGCCCAAAAGCAAGTCGAATCAAAGCCCCGCATAATCACAACACCAAATCTGGAATCTCATGCGGCCATTCCGACACCGCAAGATCAGTGTTACCTGGGCTGGCACCATGATATCGGTTATCGTATCTCAGGCGCTTCT
Proteins encoded in this region:
- a CDS encoding alcohol dehydrogenase catalytic domain-containing protein; amino-acid sequence: MKVAVWYNNEDIRIEEVLRPKPGVKEMLIKVVSCGICGSDIVEWYRLPRAPLVQGHEIGAEVVEVGRAVSMYKPGDRVFIAPKVPCMACSYCQNGQYPVCSKVKERLPGGFAEYVLVPESLVEKGTYRLPDPITYDQSTFIEPLACVIRAQRLAEVRNDQTVMVMGSGMSGLLHVKLAKNKNCRVIATDINPHKLKIAGNMGADITLDAADNVPARLSAENTRKADAVFVCTSAMSAVDQAWDCVAKGGVIVFFAVPHPDKTVTIPLNRFWTRETRIITSYYCGPPDIDAAIKLLETRAIEVDDLITRQLSLYDIAEGFRLVLENQSSLKVIVKPHF
- a CDS encoding VOC family protein, which codes for MIMRHAALTCSSEQRSDRFFKDLLGLEKEKPKTLAVSLAKAIFNVNTELVMINYRSEKVHFEIFITGQPVKQDNAIDHVCLEVRDLDALLSKCDLLKIQVIQVPKGDRTLTFIRDDDGHLFEIK